A window of Candidatus Hydrogenedentota bacterium genomic DNA:
GGTCGGGATCAAAGCGCGGCGAATAGGCAAGTTCTACATTCATCCCTTCATTGAACCAACCGATGCGGAGTGTGTTGGAAGGCGCTTTTAGATATTCTTCGTTGCGTCCGCTAAAAAAGGACACCCAATCTTTAGGGAAGAGATCATTAATAAAAAGCATGTCTCCTGTTCCCCAGGTCAAGACCTGTCGTCCAATACGTATATCTAGGGCGTCGATCGGTGTCCACGTCAAGCGCAATTGACGGATGTCTAATTTTGCGCGTTCTTCAACGGCGTCAAAAACACCGTCCGCTGTGAATTCAGCAAAGAGATTATCCCAATCCTTATCCGTTTTGAGTTGGAGCCGGGATTCGCCCAGTGTGGCGTCTTTCACCTGCGCGGAATCCGATTGAACCCGCGTTCCGGCTCGTGTATCCCAAAATCCGTGCAGTACAAAGGGGGGCGTTTTGACAGCTGTTGATTCTGTGTCTGTCTCCGTGCTTGCGTTGGAAATTTCAAGACCTGCCGGTAACGCGGGCTCAGCGCTTCCTAGTCCTTCGGGCAATCCGGGTTCGGCGCTTCCCAATCCTTCGGGCAAGCCGGGTTCGTCACTTTCCAAGCCTATGGGCAGGGCAGGCTCTGCTGGTTCCAGTCCTTGCGGCAGGCTTGGCTCTGAAGCGGCGGGCATAGGCTCAAGTCCCTTCGGCAATGCCGGTTCGTCAGCTGCGCTTGGTATGCCCACCAGCAATAGGCACAGAGTCCACAGCAAAGTGGGCACAACAGCATATTTCAAAAATCCGGTGAAATTATCTTTCACAGCCATCTCCCTTCCTTTATCTAGCTCGGAAATCAATCTCGGGATCTGTGCTTTTGCTTAATCCAGATATTGACGGGGCGCTCTGCGCATAAAGCGTTCGCTAAAGATATTTTCAGGAATATCGCGATTATATTCTACTTTTTGATAATCCAAGGTCGTTTCCGTGCCCAGATTCGTGTCTTTTATTTTTGACTGGGTTACGGTCTGGAAACCGTCGATGTTCTCCACTTTCAGGGATTCCATGGTTCTGTAGACCTTGCCGCCTTTTTCGTATTCCACTTTGACGGGGATGAACGAAGTTTTGTGGATGTGCATGGTATAAGAATCAAACTCAACGGAACCGGGATTTTTGGGGGTATTCTTAAGTACGTAATAATTGTCGGTAGTCTCTACGAGTTCGTGGTCGTCTTCCAACAGACTGCGCCCGGACACGTCTTCGTAAAAGAAGGTGGAACCGACAAAGCTGGTCCGTTTATCGCTGGAAGCGATCTGACGGACCACGTCCAATGCCGGTATATACATCCAGCGGTCATCATCTTTGCCCACGTGTTTCCATACCATGAAAACCATTTCACGCACATCTGCGGGATTTTTGAAATAGACGTAGAATTGCTGCTCTTCGTTTTTGTCATCGGCGTTCCGTCTTAAAATAACGAACTCCCGTTCTCGTTTGTTGCCCTGTTGATCCTCAATGGTCATTTTAACTTGGGCGCGCCCGTCTTTACCTTGGTAGTAGGCGACAGTATTGGTTTTATTGACGATCTCATCGACTGAAGTGGCATCTTGCCCGTAGGCGGCCATAGGGGCGACCAGGCTTATTGCCAATACCATTAAGGCGCTGATTCGTAAAAGTTTCATCATATGCTCCTTTCCTGAACAGTGTTCAGACTGTGTGTGTATTCTATTATAAGCCGAAAGCTTCCTTTGTTGTCGGAAGAGCTGCAGGCTTCCACAATAGGTATTCTATTTCGCTTTATTCTTTTTCACCGCATTCAGCTGCCGGTGTTTGACATTTGCGCCGTCGGGACATGACATAACAGATGGAGGCGGAGATCGCCATGGCGGCTAGGCTGACCATGGTCATATTGGTCCACGTAGCATTCATAAATACCGGCACATTGACGGCAACAGCTGCCGCGGCAATCACAGCGGTCACTAAACAGGTACCGCAATGGCAGGTTATTCTACAAACACGATTTTTCGGGAATAGCAATGGTTCAAGATAACGAACCAGTGACGGCAGGATCAAGAGGGTGGATACGCCGGAGATTCCCAAAATGGCGGCCATGAAGATTCCTACTGTGTTATAGGGAACCAAGGGCGCGAGGAGCAGCGGCGTAAATCCGATGGCAACAGCGATCACGTTGCGCA
This region includes:
- a CDS encoding outer membrane lipoprotein-sorting protein codes for the protein MKLLRISALMVLAISLVAPMAAYGQDATSVDEIVNKTNTVAYYQGKDGRAQVKMTIEDQQGNKREREFVILRRNADDKNEEQQFYVYFKNPADVREMVFMVWKHVGKDDDRWMYIPALDVVRQIASSDKRTSFVGSTFFYEDVSGRSLLEDDHELVETTDNYYVLKNTPKNPGSVEFDSYTMHIHKTSFIPVKVEYEKGGKVYRTMESLKVENIDGFQTVTQSKIKDTNLGTETTLDYQKVEYNRDIPENIFSERFMRRAPRQYLD